A portion of the Haliaeetus albicilla chromosome 5, bHalAlb1.1, whole genome shotgun sequence genome contains these proteins:
- the LOC104325377 gene encoding transmembrane protein 151B: MSSEGEAEAAAESGPGSTPEPGAAAAVREEQRPVKQSLSACMCRESHWKCLLLSILMYGCLGAVAWCQLARVTKLSFDSSFKGKSMIYHDSPCSDGYVYIPLAFLSMLYVVYLVECWHCHVKRELQYKADVDSVYECINRMQQATPCIWWKAISYHFVRRTRQVTRYRNGDAYTTTQVYHERVNTHVAEAEFDYSHCGYKDISKELLGLESYTATKLRFTKCFSFANIESENSYLTQRAHFFTEIEGLDDYMEVREGMQLKNVDFKELMMAYGDPDHLPWYVSHYAFWVAAILMISWPLRVLIEYRTAYVHYHVEKLLGLEYTAPTAAEEPLYRYRMPRDTTQDSTELEWHICTNRQLIPSYSEAMLMDLANSPAYNSYAVCRYGETAHGCERCNRASSTSSIFSRHAFHSCSGNSRLSLNTSRFSLCRVHGSHRTGLWRSRSSSIADRGCQDEQCCSYSSQLAVNENPPTYHDARFFPVLIVHRPEGHDGRHFYVRRSSCLETSL; encoded by the coding sequence CAACGCCCCGTGAAGCAGTCCCTGAGCGCCTGCATGTGCCGAGAGTCCCACTGGAAatgcctcctcctctccatcctcaTGTATGGCTGCCTGGGTGCGGTGGCCTGGTGTCAGCTGGCCCGGGTCACCAAGCTCAGCTTCGATAGCTCCTTCAAGGGCAAGTCCATGATCTACCATGACAGCCCGTGCTCGGACGGCTACGTCTATATCCCGCTGGCCTTCCTCTCTATGCTGTATGTGGTGTACCTGGTGGAGTGCTGGCACTGCCACGTCAAGAGAGAGCTGCAGTACAAGGCGGACGTGGACAGTGTCTATGAATGCATCAACCGCATGCAGCAAGCCACGCCATGCATCTGGTGGAAGGCCATCAGCTACCACTTTGTGCGGCGAACCCGGCAGGTGACCCGGTACCGCAATGGCGATGCCTACACCACCACGCAAGTCTACCACGAGAGGGTCAACACCCATGTGGCTGAAGCTGAGTTTGACTACTCTCACTGTGGGTACAAGGACATCTCCAAGGAGCTCCTGGGCCTGGAGAGCTACACAGCCACCAAGCTGAGGTTCACCAAGTGCTTCAGCTTTGCCAACATCGAGTCTGAGAACTCTTACCTGACTCAGAGGGCTCACTTCTTCACGGAGATCGAGGGGCTGGATGACTACATGGAGGTGAGGGAAGGCATGCAGCTCAAAAACGTGGACTTTAAAGAGCTTATGATGGCTTACGGGGACCCAGATCACCTCCCATGGTACGTGTCCCACTATGCTTTCTGGGTGGCAGCTATCCTGATGATCTCATGGCCGCTCAGGGTACTCATAGAGTATCGGACTGCTTATGTCCACTACCACGTGGAGAAGCTGCTGGGCCTGGAGTACACGGCGCCCACCGCGGCCGAGGAGCCCCTGTACCGGTACCGCATGCCCCGAGACACCACGCAGGACAGCACCGAGCTGGAGTGGCACATCTGCACCAACCGGCAGCTGATCCCCAGCTACTCGGAGGCCATGCTCATGGACCTGGCCAACTCCCCAGCCTACAACAGCTACGCGGTGTGCCGGTACGGCGAAACGGCCCACGGCTGCGAACGCTGCAACCGTGCCTCCAGCACCTCCTCCATCTTCTCACGCCACGCTTTCCACAGCTGCAGCGGCAACTCCCGCCTCTCCCTCAACACCAGCCGCTTCTCCCTCTGCCGCGTCCACGGCTCCCACAGGACAGGCCTCTGgaggagccgcagcagcagcatcgCGGACCGGGGCTGCCAGGACGAGCAGTGCTGCTCCTACTCCAGCCAGCTGGCTGTCAACGAAAACCCCCCAACCTACCATGACGCCCGCTTCTTCCCCGTCCTGATTGTGCACAGGCCGGAGGGGCATGACGGGCGGCATTTCTACGTCAGGCGCTCCTCCTGTCTAGAAACCTCTCTGTGA